Proteins encoded by one window of Methanomicrobia archaeon:
- the cas2 gene encoding CRISPR-associated endonuclease Cas2: MFVIIVYDMGVERVTKICQYLRRSMDWVQNSVFEGELTDAEFKRIQHDVKELMEADVDSVRFYTFRTKDQVKIETLGVEKADIGCIV; this comes from the coding sequence ATGTTCGTGATAATCGTGTATGATATGGGTGTAGAACGCGTGACGAAGATCTGCCAGTACCTGCGGCGGTCTATGGATTGGGTGCAGAACTCCGTTTTTGAAGGCGAGCTGACGGACGCGGAGTTCAAGCGTATCCAGCACGATGTGAAAGAGCTAATGGAAGCGGACGTGGATTCGGTGCGGTTCTACACGTTTCGGACGAAGGATCAGGTGAAGATAGAGACGCTGGGCGTGGAGAAGGCGGATATCGGGTGCATCGTTTAA
- a CDS encoding HEPN domain-containing protein, with translation MERAGEKLEVARSLLEDGFYSDAVSRAYYAMFFAARALLAERDVYSKTHRGVIAQFGLEFVKAGTFERDIFDLFARAQEDREEADYGLLAEIGEEEARKIVEGAELFLKECEEFKG, from the coding sequence ATGGAGCGAGCAGGTGAGAAGTTAGAGGTAGCGAGGAGTTTATTGGAGGATGGCTTTTATTCAGACGCGGTGAGCAGGGCGTATTATGCGATGTTTTTCGCTGCACGGGCGTTGTTAGCAGAGCGAGACGTATATTCAAAGACGCACCGGGGAGTTATAGCTCAGTTTGGATTGGAATTTGTAAAGGCGGGCACATTTGAGCGGGATATTTTCGACTTGTTCGCCCGTGCGCAGGAAGACCGTGAGGAGGCAGATTATGGACTCCTGGCCGAGATAGGCGAAGAGGAGGCGAGGAAGATAGTAGAAGGAGCTGAACTGTTCTTGAAAGAGTGCGAAGAGTTCAAGGGATGA
- a CDS encoding nucleotidyltransferase domain-containing protein — MKKLELAKEFARTLKDAAAERIILYGSVARGEDTEESDVDILVLSSDKQKTKGKVIEKAIDILLDTGTYISVKVITPGEFERLKNTHFISQITNEGVVIG; from the coding sequence ATGAAGAAATTAGAGCTAGCGAAGGAATTTGCACGAACGTTGAAAGACGCAGCAGCGGAGCGGATAATTTTGTATGGCTCGGTGGCACGGGGCGAGGATACTGAGGAATCCGACGTGGATATCCTAGTACTATCGAGCGATAAGCAAAAGACCAAAGGCAAAGTGATTGAAAAGGCAATAGACATACTGCTTGATACGGGCACATATATATCCGTTAAAGTTATTACTCCTGGTGAGTTTGAGCGGTTGAAGAATACGCATTTTATCTCGCAGATAACGAATGAGGGTGTGGTAATTGGATGA
- the cas6 gene encoding CRISPR-associated endoribonuclease Cas6 gives MVHDKAGYKFFCFSNIFPIKDMAERDILKLIIASPNKDLVASLRDTLQNFPAHGQAANIGEMSFEVLDVKSLDVKLTRRNLKVLTATPVIIRIPERNYDKYGIPEDERKQRYVYWRPKYSFDAFLKQLSENLIKKFNEFNGTNIENYDLFEQFMFRRPTATKVVIDGKEYVMVGSMWEFVWSYLDDVQLRVIEFGLDAGFGERSSLGFGFVNRVGERKENLDERNIVSSRGH, from the coding sequence ATGGTTCACGACAAAGCGGGTTATAAATTCTTCTGCTTTTCAAATATCTTTCCGATAAAAGATATGGCAGAGCGGGATATTTTGAAGTTGATTATTGCATCGCCAAATAAGGATCTAGTTGCTTCGTTAAGGGATACACTACAGAATTTTCCCGCGCATGGGCAGGCAGCAAATATCGGTGAAATGTCTTTTGAGGTGCTGGATGTAAAGAGCCTTGATGTGAAGCTAACGAGGAGGAATTTGAAGGTGCTTACAGCAACGCCAGTAATAATCAGGATACCCGAGCGGAATTATGATAAATATGGCATACCAGAGGATGAGAGGAAACAGAGATATGTTTATTGGCGACCGAAATATTCATTTGATGCTTTTTTGAAGCAGTTGAGTGAGAATCTGATAAAGAAATTTAACGAATTTAACGGTACGAATATAGAAAATTACGATCTGTTCGAGCAGTTTATGTTCCGGAGACCCACAGCTACCAAGGTGGTTATTGACGGAAAGGAATACGTGATGGTAGGAAGCATGTGGGAGTTTGTCTGGAGTTATTTGGATGATGTGCAACTGAGAGTAATAGAGTTTGGGTTAGACGCGGGATTTGGAGAACGGAGTTCTTTGGGGTTTGGATTCGTGAATAGGGTTGGAGAGAGAAAAGAAAATTTAGACGAAAGAAATATTGTGAGTTCGCGAGGGCACTAA
- a CDS encoding DHH family phosphoesterase has protein sequence MATLQKSVEQAAKIINGHEHARVISHYDADGITSAGIICNALLRRGIQFHATIVNKLERSFIQDLDESLIIICDMGTAQSDLLSENLRKDVVIIDHHAPATSVPAFHASSSSSVLINPCCLRGAEKRELTNERGSTICAAGLSYLVARCMSSGDDTGNIDLAGLAIAGTLGDKLDLETGINRLIVDEAVQEGVVTVKTGLKLGVGKIRDSILFATDPYLPLAGKVEWVDAFLEKMGIAKDTLLSALNKAEEKRLTAELLALLRESQACISDDALVGTSYTLHSEVIRDGMDFMRMVDACGRLGKSGIGIGLCLREANLVEEATSLYLNIQSKLVSELSRLESEADAIKELNHIFYFFVQEGGVTGTLAGIVAEYICTGKPVIVLNKKDKVAEDQKDEETRISARCNKKLMSASGGIDLAVAMEQASGAVDGFGGGHPVAAGASIPKGSEEKFITALDTIIGKQRGQKK, from the coding sequence ATGGCAACATTGCAAAAGAGCGTGGAACAGGCAGCGAAGATCATCAACGGGCATGAACACGCGCGTGTGATCTCGCATTACGACGCAGACGGGATAACATCCGCAGGAATTATCTGTAACGCGTTACTTCGACGAGGCATACAGTTCCACGCGACGATTGTGAACAAATTGGAACGCTCTTTTATTCAGGATTTGGATGAGAGCCTGATCATAATTTGCGATATGGGCACCGCGCAATCCGATCTGCTATCCGAGAATCTCAGGAAGGACGTGGTAATCATAGACCACCACGCGCCTGCAACGTCAGTCCCGGCATTTCACGCATCGTCCTCTTCCTCAGTCCTTATCAATCCCTGCTGCCTGCGTGGTGCGGAAAAGCGTGAGTTGACCAATGAGCGTGGCAGCACAATTTGCGCTGCAGGGCTCTCTTATCTCGTAGCACGGTGTATGTCGTCAGGCGACGATACGGGCAACATAGACCTTGCCGGACTCGCGATCGCGGGGACATTAGGCGATAAATTGGATCTTGAAACCGGAATTAACCGCCTGATTGTGGACGAGGCGGTGCAGGAGGGCGTTGTTACGGTTAAAACTGGTCTGAAGCTCGGAGTCGGTAAGATCAGAGATTCAATCCTTTTCGCTACCGATCCCTACCTCCCGCTCGCAGGTAAAGTGGAATGGGTGGATGCGTTTTTGGAGAAGATGGGAATAGCCAAAGATACGCTTTTGAGCGCTTTAAATAAGGCAGAGGAGAAAAGGCTGACTGCCGAGTTGTTAGCGCTCTTACGGGAATCGCAAGCTTGTATCAGCGATGACGCATTAGTAGGAACCTCGTACACGCTCCATTCTGAGGTGATACGGGATGGCATGGATTTTATGAGGATGGTAGATGCGTGCGGTCGATTGGGCAAATCGGGTATAGGAATAGGGCTGTGCCTGCGTGAGGCGAACCTGGTAGAAGAAGCGACCTCGTTATACCTGAATATTCAAAGCAAACTTGTCTCCGAGTTGAGTAGACTGGAAAGCGAAGCAGATGCAATAAAAGAGCTTAACCATATCTTCTACTTCTTCGTGCAGGAGGGCGGCGTAACGGGCACGTTAGCCGGCATCGTAGCGGAGTATATCTGCACGGGAAAGCCCGTAATAGTGCTGAACAAGAAAGACAAAGTTGCGGAGGACCAGAAAGACGAAGAGACGAGGATATCAGCGCGGTGTAACAAGAAACTAATGTCGGCATCAGGAGGGATAGACCTCGCTGTAGCGATGGAGCAAGCATCAGGGGCGGTAGACGGTTTTGGCGGCGGACATCCTGTTGCCGCGGGAGCATCCATACCCAAGGGGTCGGAAGAGAAATTCATAACAGCGCTTGATACGATCATCGGTAAGCAGCGCGGGCAAAAGAAGTGA
- a CDS encoding nascent polypeptide-associated complex protein yields MRGGFRKGVGVNPKVLSQQMKQLGISLEELSDVEEVVIRTADAELVFEDAVVTVMDAPGSKMYQITGTPVKRPRTELEPELSISQEDVAIVMEKAGCSEAEAKAALTETNGDLAEAIFKLSE; encoded by the coding sequence ATGCGTGGTGGATTTAGAAAGGGAGTAGGCGTGAATCCGAAGGTGTTAAGCCAGCAGATGAAACAGCTGGGCATAAGCCTCGAAGAGCTGAGCGATGTTGAAGAGGTCGTGATAAGAACCGCAGATGCCGAGCTCGTTTTTGAGGACGCCGTCGTTACCGTTATGGACGCACCGGGGTCGAAGATGTATCAGATAACCGGTACGCCGGTAAAACGCCCGAGAACTGAATTAGAGCCCGAGTTGAGCATCTCTCAGGAGGACGTAGCGATCGTAATGGAAAAAGCGGGATGCAGCGAGGCAGAGGCGAAAGCTGCGTTAACCGAAACGAACGGTGATTTAGCTGAGGCGATATTCAAACTCTCTGAATAA
- a CDS encoding NAD(+)/NADH kinase yields MTVIQPKRVGIVCKGRDEDIIVLNKLIESIEDRVDIVFDESTANKLQTRGMKLNEMSVDLLICIGGDGTILRALHALQTPTPMLGINMGAIGFLAEVQPEESVSTLTRLLEGFEVEQKERLAVTINGSEEKTPYAMNEVVVITSKPGKMLHFAIFIDDEELERLRADGVIFATPTGSTAYAMSAGGPIVDPQVNATIIVPIAPFKLAARPTVVDITSEIRFELLERKNAELVIDGQFYRAIGEEERISITRGAPAFFVNVGGKHFLKLRDKLRGEEEKGKVDIPRR; encoded by the coding sequence ATGACCGTAATTCAGCCGAAACGCGTTGGGATCGTATGTAAAGGTAGGGACGAGGATATCATCGTATTAAATAAGCTGATCGAATCCATAGAGGATCGAGTTGACATTGTATTCGATGAATCAACAGCGAATAAGCTTCAAACGCGCGGAATGAAACTGAACGAGATGTCCGTTGATCTTCTGATCTGCATTGGCGGCGATGGTACCATTCTACGGGCGCTTCATGCGTTACAAACACCAACGCCGATGTTAGGAATAAACATGGGTGCTATCGGTTTCTTAGCGGAGGTGCAGCCGGAAGAAAGCGTTTCTACACTCACACGACTGCTAGAAGGGTTTGAGGTCGAGCAAAAGGAGCGACTTGCCGTAACGATCAACGGATCGGAAGAGAAGACACCGTATGCGATGAACGAAGTAGTCGTCATAACCTCCAAACCCGGGAAGATGCTTCACTTTGCCATCTTTATCGATGACGAGGAGTTGGAACGGTTACGTGCGGACGGTGTGATCTTCGCAACGCCCACAGGCAGCACTGCGTATGCCATGAGTGCCGGCGGACCCATCGTAGACCCCCAGGTGAATGCAACCATAATCGTGCCAATCGCGCCCTTTAAACTCGCTGCACGACCCACCGTCGTTGATATAACCAGCGAGATACGCTTTGAACTTCTGGAGCGGAAGAATGCCGAATTGGTGATCGATGGGCAATTTTACCGGGCGATCGGAGAAGAAGAACGAATTAGTATTACCCGGGGTGCACCGGCTTTTTTTGTGAATGTCGGGGGCAAACATTTTTTAAAACTCCGTGACAAATTACGGGGTGAGGAAGAAAAAGGAAAGGTTGATATACCTAGAAGGTGA
- the cas1b gene encoding type I-B CRISPR-associated endonuclease Cas1, translating to MKVNYYILRNGVLRRKQNTVYFVYKKNAESKEEEEEKVFEAEVEGTEAELKIEAEEQEGAKAKPGIEKKILPIERISAIYAYGRISFTSGVISYLSKYGTPVHFYNYYGFYEGSYYPRERLLSGDLVINQARHFIEKKKRLELAKAFVQGAAENIMRNLEYYNREGRAVTKQLEEIQALSTRIDSKETNTVQRLMALEGAIRNTYYQSYDKIVPSGFKFGVRTKQPPENPLNALISFGNSLLYGTVLTEIYNTQLNPTISYLHEPSERRFSLSLDIAEVFKPFLVDRVIFKLVNKHMLSEGDFVQELNSCLLNDKGRRTFLAEWDEKLKTTIKHRDLKRNVSYQRLIRLECYKLTKHLLGTKPYKPFVIWW from the coding sequence ATGAAAGTGAACTACTACATCTTAAGGAACGGGGTGTTGAGGCGGAAGCAGAACACGGTGTATTTCGTGTACAAGAAGAATGCGGAGAGTAAGGAGGAAGAGGAAGAGAAGGTATTTGAGGCAGAGGTAGAGGGAACTGAGGCGGAACTCAAGATAGAAGCTGAGGAACAGGAAGGGGCGAAAGCGAAGCCGGGGATCGAGAAGAAGATCCTTCCGATCGAGCGAATAAGTGCGATTTACGCGTACGGGCGGATATCATTTACTTCTGGTGTTATTAGCTATCTCTCGAAATACGGGACACCGGTGCATTTCTATAACTATTATGGGTTTTACGAGGGTAGTTACTATCCCCGGGAGCGGTTACTGTCGGGTGATTTAGTGATAAACCAGGCGAGGCACTTTATAGAGAAGAAGAAGCGGCTGGAGCTGGCGAAAGCGTTTGTGCAGGGTGCCGCGGAGAACATCATGCGGAATCTCGAGTATTACAATCGAGAAGGAAGAGCAGTAACGAAACAGTTGGAGGAGATACAGGCTTTAAGTACACGAATAGACAGTAAGGAGACGAACACGGTGCAGCGGTTGATGGCGCTCGAAGGCGCGATACGAAACACGTATTATCAGAGCTATGATAAGATCGTGCCGTCGGGATTCAAGTTCGGAGTTCGGACGAAGCAGCCGCCGGAGAATCCGTTGAATGCGTTGATCAGCTTTGGCAACTCGCTGCTGTACGGTACGGTGCTGACGGAGATTTACAATACGCAACTGAACCCGACGATAAGCTATCTGCACGAGCCTTCGGAACGCCGTTTTTCGCTGTCTTTGGATATAGCGGAGGTGTTCAAGCCGTTTCTGGTCGATCGAGTGATCTTCAAATTGGTAAACAAGCACATGCTGAGTGAAGGCGATTTTGTGCAGGAGCTGAACTCGTGTTTGCTGAACGATAAAGGGCGGCGGACGTTTCTGGCGGAATGGGATGAGAAGCTGAAGACAACGATCAAGCATCGGGATTTGAAGCGGAACGTGTCGTATCAGCGGCTGATCCGGCTGGAATGCTACAAACTGACGAAGCATTTATTGGGCACGAAGCCGTATAAGCCATTTGTGATCTGGTGGTAA
- a CDS encoding PRC-barrel domain-containing protein, with protein sequence MQSISVLRLSNKRVVNSEGGEMGTLHNIVADAGTGILRELVVKPAAELDTSKFKMEDEYIFVPFEAVKAIKDVIVVDSEMIRARA encoded by the coding sequence ATGCAAAGTATATCGGTATTGCGGTTGAGTAATAAACGGGTTGTGAACTCAGAGGGGGGGGAAATGGGCACGTTGCACAATATAGTGGCTGATGCGGGAACGGGCATTTTGCGGGAACTTGTGGTTAAACCCGCTGCTGAGCTTGACACGAGCAAGTTCAAAATGGAAGACGAGTACATCTTCGTACCGTTCGAAGCCGTTAAGGCGATAAAGGACGTCATCGTTGTAGATAGTGAGATGATACGGGCACGGGCGTGA
- the cas4 gene encoding CRISPR-associated protein Cas4 — MESESDIGALLSKEMFFSGTQVNYYVICKTKLWLFSHFVTMEQSSDLVSYGKLVHETSYGGDKKKEIVIDDRIAIDFIRKGDTLVLHEVKKGKRLERAHRYQLLYYLFYLAELKGMEDVEGEIDYPLLRKKEKVELTDALKEEIKTILKGIQEVVALPEPPRPSYLRICRKCAYFEFCWV; from the coding sequence ATGGAATCTGAGTCGGATATAGGTGCATTACTGTCTAAAGAGATGTTCTTCAGCGGTACACAGGTGAATTATTACGTCATTTGTAAGACGAAATTATGGTTGTTCTCGCATTTTGTCACGATGGAGCAGAGTTCTGATCTTGTCTCTTATGGTAAGCTGGTGCATGAGACTTCGTATGGGGGCGATAAGAAGAAGGAGATTGTTATAGATGATCGAATAGCGATAGATTTTATCCGAAAGGGAGATACACTCGTTTTACACGAGGTGAAGAAGGGAAAGAGGCTGGAGCGGGCGCATCGATATCAGCTTCTTTACTATCTGTTTTATTTGGCGGAATTGAAAGGCATGGAGGACGTGGAAGGCGAAATAGACTATCCTCTGTTGCGTAAGAAGGAGAAGGTGGAGCTTACTGATGCATTGAAAGAGGAGATAAAAACCATACTGAAAGGTATACAGGAGGTGGTTGCATTGCCAGAACCACCACGACCTTCGTATCTGAGAATCTGTCGTAAGTGCGCGTATTTTGAATTTTGCTGGGTGTGA
- a CDS encoding tyrosine-type recombinase/integrase → MAAGEPRIFGKFELHEAPKLRDWELYFGIEDRDGADAWKSKYPSIQKWLRHLRRYTKSTSTMSVYLRILHRFCQYTSYGPDELVKLPPEKVEELIMDFVDELGETKYSRAYLNSIIRRLLSFFRVNGYETLKVRTYFVPARYRKKKEYIPTKDEMYRIADGAGSARNRALLLSLFSSGLRISTLCALNYEDVRDDVENGKEIIKIPVYPEMKERVPDACKGNIPYCTFICAEAAQVLKAFLRERKEKFVNIAPDEPLFCSDWTLWKKAERMLHRPAPQTVNKIIKTAARRAGIEQWEHISAHCLRKAFESVLREPTVDGGRMDPSTQQFLFGHILPGSQDAYYDKDKVEYHRAEYAKLNFARSPMETKLTDILLASVRAASAGISDDPEKIIGQYIKAKYGEGKEILWRLLPQEEQVTLIKDAMEWKRGQLVPEVKTAEKVISVEKLESYLSRDWSFVAKIDDYRCVVRRRPA, encoded by the coding sequence ATGGCTGCAGGGGAGCCTAGGATATTCGGCAAGTTTGAACTGCATGAGGCACCTAAGCTGCGAGATTGGGAACTCTACTTCGGAATAGAGGATAGGGATGGCGCTGATGCCTGGAAGTCGAAGTACCCTTCGATACAGAAGTGGCTGCGCCATCTGAGAAGGTACACGAAGAGCACGAGTACGATGAGCGTGTATCTGCGCATACTTCATCGGTTCTGTCAATATACCAGCTACGGACCTGATGAGCTGGTAAAACTCCCGCCTGAAAAGGTGGAAGAGCTTATTATGGATTTTGTTGATGAGCTTGGCGAAACGAAGTATAGTCGAGCGTACCTTAACAGTATCATCAGGAGACTCCTGTCCTTCTTCAGGGTAAACGGTTACGAGACCTTAAAGGTGCGAACGTATTTCGTGCCCGCGCGATACCGGAAGAAGAAGGAGTACATCCCGACTAAGGACGAGATGTATCGAATTGCCGATGGCGCCGGTAGTGCACGGAATAGAGCATTACTCCTATCACTCTTTAGTTCTGGATTACGAATCAGCACACTCTGCGCACTGAACTACGAGGACGTACGGGATGATGTGGAGAACGGTAAGGAGATCATCAAAATTCCGGTGTATCCCGAGATGAAAGAACGCGTGCCTGATGCCTGCAAGGGGAACATCCCTTATTGCACCTTTATCTGTGCAGAAGCAGCTCAAGTATTGAAGGCATTCCTCAGGGAACGAAAAGAGAAGTTCGTGAACATAGCACCGGACGAGCCCCTGTTTTGCTCTGACTGGACGCTCTGGAAGAAAGCGGAGCGCATGTTGCATAGACCAGCACCACAAACGGTGAATAAGATAATCAAAACTGCGGCACGACGCGCAGGGATAGAGCAGTGGGAGCATATCTCCGCGCACTGTTTGAGAAAAGCGTTTGAATCGGTGCTGAGAGAACCGACAGTCGATGGAGGTCGCATGGATCCGAGCACGCAGCAGTTTCTGTTTGGCCATATCCTTCCTGGCTCTCAGGACGCCTATTATGATAAGGATAAGGTTGAATATCACCGTGCGGAATACGCGAAATTAAACTTCGCACGGAGCCCGATGGAGACAAAGCTTACGGATATCTTGTTAGCCTCGGTGAGGGCGGCTTCTGCGGGCATAAGCGATGATCCGGAGAAGATTATCGGGCAGTATATAAAAGCAAAATACGGCGAGGGTAAAGAGATATTATGGCGATTGCTCCCGCAGGAAGAGCAAGTCACGCTCATTAAGGACGCGATGGAATGGAAACGCGGGCAGCTCGTACCGGAGGTTAAAACAGCCGAAAAGGTAATTTCCGTTGAGAAGTTAGAAAGTTATTTGAGCAGGGATTGGAGTTTTGTCGCGAAAATAGATGATTATCGCTGCGTGGTGAGGAGAAGACCGGCATAA